The Geminocystis sp. M7585_C2015_104 sequence GCCTAAACACTCTTTTAACCCCTTGATTTTGTCCCAATCTATGGTGATCCCGGGGCATACTACCAGATAGTCGTAGGTGAACACGTCTCCTTTTTGTACAGTCACCTGATTGTTGTCCGGGTCAATTTTCACGGCGTAGTCCTTTATCCAAGTCACCCCCTTGGGGAGCACACTGGCTTCTGGCCTGGCAGTTTTTTCCACCCTATATTGTCCCCCCCCTACTAAGGTCCATGCCGGCTGATAGTAGTGTGTTTCTGAAGGCTCTATGATGGCTAGTTCCACAGAGGGTTTTTTCTTTTTCATTTGGGCGGCCACGGTAATTCCAGCGGCGCCTCCCCCAATTATTAATATCTGATAGTGATTTTTTTCGCTCATCTTTTCCCCTGTTTTTTTTCTATACTTTTATGTTTCTTTGTTCCGTCGTCTATTGCTGAAAAATTTCCCTCTTTTTTGTCCTTATTTTAGCCCATTTCAGCTCTCCTTCCCGTATTTTCTTAATATTTATTTAATAATAAATTTTTAACCAATTAGCAATATAACGATTTAAAGAAGAAAGGAAAATGTAAGAAAAACGGAGAGGGGAGGTTGATGAGAGGTCCATTGATTGTAGAATGGAGACAATGGGAGGTATTGTATATTTCCCCTCCATGGGTAACAGTAGTAGGCCAACCTTGCAATCCCACAACTTTCCGGTGTCTAATCCTTCTCTAGCCCGTACTGTTTGCCGTAGGGCGGTTTTGGGGGATATAAATGATATAGCAGAAGTGTTGACTCTTTGTTTTAATCAGTTTAATAAATTCACCTTTTGGATATACCCCTTGGTGAAAATGGCAGTAGCCCAGGATTTGCGCCAACGTCTACAACAGGAGGATGCGGATTATTTTTGTCTGGTTGCCGTCTATAAACAGAGGGAATCTGAGGAGATAGTGGGCACTGTAGAATTATCATTTCGTAGGGGTTTTCCCTGGCTAAAGCCCAATCGTTATGCCTATGTGGCTAACTTGGCAGTAAAAGAAAAATACCGTCGTCGGGGAATTGCCACCTGTCTATTGTTAAAATGTGAGGAAATCGCCAAGGCAAACAACTACGGCTGTATTTACCTTCATGTTTTAGCCAGCAATCAAGGGGCGCAGAAACTGTATCTGGGCAACGGCTATACTATTCATCGAGTGGAAACAGATTTATTGAGCTTATTTGTTCCCGGTAAAAGACGTCTACTATTGATGAAAACCCTATGAATCTTGAGGCCCAGGATTCCATTTCTGAGGAGTATGCTTTGGAGCAATTTTTGCGAGAAAAGAGTCTGTTGGTAGTTAATCCAAAAAGGAAAAATGGGATCATTTTAATAAAAAAATACTATGCCGAATTTGCCGGGCCAGGGGCCGTCATTGGGGGGTGTTTTGACCAAGACGTGTGTGATGCTATTGCCTTGGGGAAATTGTCGTTACTAAAACCAAAAAACTATGAGGAAAGACGTCGTGCCTATTTGTTAAGAAGACAATGGGTAAGGTTAATGAAACAAATCACCGACAATCCCATCCCTCGGCAAAGGGCACAAATTATCCTAAATCAGTTTGAGCATTGGTTTGACAGGGAAACAGCCGCCAAAATTCCCGATGAGGTGTTTGCGTTGATGGTGGGTGTCTTTCCGGAAACCATTGCTGGCGCCAGGGATATAGTAAATCGTTTTTGATGCTATTCCACGCCCATATACTCCGGTTTAACTGTTTTCATCAGTGGAGATGGGGGAGTTTTGTTTCTTTCTTTCCATCTCTTTCTCTTTCTCCTTCTGACGGTATTCTTTTAACAAGTCTGGTATGCCTGCACACCCCCCTGGTATAGTAGAGCGAGTGTATTCACCCCCCCAGCAACAACAATAGTAACGGTTTTCTTCACTCAAGTTTTTAACACCAGTAAAATTGGCCCTTTCTACCACTGCACCAGTATATTCCCCCGTCTTATAGTTAGGTTTTTCTGTGCGACTGCGGGGAGTGGCGGTGCGCACATCACCATAGAATAGTCTTACCCCCTTCAAGTTAGCCTCCGTCAGATTTGCCTCGTAGAGGATAGTGCGGGAAAGATTGCTTTTTGCCAAATCGCACTTACTTAAGTCCGCCCTAACCATATTAGCATCACTCAGATCTATCCAACGCAAATCTTGCCCCTTCAAATTACAACCTGCCAGTGACACCCCCAAATTGATTACTCGCATACCGTTTTCCCTGTCTTCCTCATAGCCTCCCTTACCGTCTAGGATGGGCCTCCCTAGGTGACTGTCTCGTTTTAAGGGGGTGATAAGACGGGAACGAGAGAGAAACCGTAGTATTTTAGCTTTCCCCGATGCGTCAACACTACTGAGAATGGCAGCAGTACGACCTTCTGCAATAGCCCTTTCCTGCGGCCAATCTTCTAGCAACCCATCCGGTCCCAGTACTAAGTCTGAAATTCCTTGGAAGTACGCATCAATGGTTTGTTGCTGGGTTATGCGATTTTGTTGTATAGTTAAATCCCTAGATATTACATACTGTTGCCATGCTACATAGACAGCTAAAATGGCGATCATAATTTGTCCTAGGGCCCCCACCCATTCCGCCCAGGAGCCAAATTCGTCATACTTGAATTGGGTCAACCAGCGGTTTATTTGCTCGTATACCCCTATATACTTAAAAATCACAAGAATGGCTATCAGTAAGCCGATGAAACCGATAAGGGTTTGTCTCTCTTGGGGGGTGAGGAAAGTCCTAATCCATTCCGTTACTGGGGGGATGACTTGAATCAGGGAGAAGCAAAGGGTTAAGACTGCACCAGTAAATCCCAACCAGTGTACATTAGAGAAAACACCAAACAGTGCTGCCGCCAGAGAGATGAAAATCAGGCTGGAGTAGGATTTTTTCTCCCTCTTTATGTAGGTTAATTGTTTTGGCGGGATTTTTATATCCTGCAATTCTTCCATGCTTCTCACTGTCTGAGTGTTTGTACTTAATCCATTTTATCTCTTTTTCCCCATGTTCCTCATCCCCGCCATTTCCCAAAAATCATAGTGACTGTTGTTTTTATTATCCTATTTTTTTCTAATATCCGGCCAAATTTCCGGAAAAGTGTCTGCCAAATATTCTGCCTTTTCTTTGAGTTCCTCCTCCCGCCACTCTGTCAGTCCCTTCAGACTTTTATTCAACTCCAAATCCTCCCCACTTGTTATATTATCCCTACTCTTGCAAAACGGGCTGATTCCTCGATGTTGTTTTTGTTGTTTACTTCCCTTTTTCTTGTTGCTAATTACTAGGGTTAAATTGGCCAAGCAATCTACCCATCTTTCATGGAATATGTTCCAATTACCTCCCAAATGTTCTTTCCACCACTTGTCTAATTTCTCCGGCATTATATGTTCAACTTCTAGGCTATTGAAATTGAGTTCTTTGCCGACGTTGTGTTCTTCTATGGACCCCAATATTAATCTAACTGCCTTCCTTTTGTTGCTGGAGTATACTGGCTTGGCGATTATACTTTCTCTAAACATTGTCCTTGGGATATCTCCCTTTTTCTATTACTAATCCCCTTATGAGTTCCCTTGCCCTATCCTACACAGATTTTCCTTCTACTTTCTCTTTTATTTCGCTGCATAATGAGGCGAAAACTCTGGCAAATCTCTGGTGTCTAACCTACATACAAAACGTCTTACCAAGAAATTTTCAACGGTTTTAAGGAGCTTAACAAAATCCTCCTCACTAATCATCTTCGGTTCGGAATGCCAATAATCATAACATTTCAGTAGAAGCACATAAACGCTGTTGATGCCCGGTCTTTTTATTCTTTCCATACACCTAGATATTTTCTTGTTTTTCTCTTTCTACGGGAGGAAAGTGTGATAGTATTCTGAATACTTAGACAAGGATTCTATGTATTCCACCACGCCCATTTTTGCCTTCTCCTTTGTCTTGATATAGAGCTCATTTTCCCCGATGGGATCTCCTTCTTTCATCAGATAAAAGCGTAAAAACTACCCCAATTTTTCTCCTTTTCCCTCCATGTCAAGCTAGTGTTTTTTGTAGATTTCATCCGCCTCCCTCTCATTCTTTATCCCAACAAACAGTTACGAATGAGATCGGCTTTGCCCAGATGTAGTCCCTTCAAGTATAGAACAGGGGTTGTCCTTTTCTCCTATCTGAATAGAAACAATTTTAAACCGGTGTAGGAGAGTCTTCTTTATTTGTTCCAGTTTAGTTTTATCATGTTCTTTTGTCCTTTGCTTGTAGAAGTTGTAGCACTTTGATATTTTCTCATTCTCCCCTGTTTCTCTACCAACTCCTACATCTATAATCGTCTCAAAGTATTCTTTATCCCTCTTAGATGGTTTTATTTTGTAGTATGATTCTCCGCCTTATTCCCCATGACGATTAACCAGGTAATCCCCTTTAATTCCCCCAGCCAATTTACTGCCCGAATCCAACTGTTTTGCCCTTTTGGCAATGGCAGCCAGGAAAATAGAAACAGTCATCAGCCTTTGTTGTCCGTAAACTATGTGATATTGAGCCATTTATTTCGAATGACTATTGTTATCTTCTTCAACAACTATTGTCCCGAAAAAATGTTTGTATTCTTCGTCTTTTTGTTACAATAAATACTCAACATCTTCCCAGCTACAATGACGTTGGTACCTTGGGACAATATACTGTTTTTTCCCCTCTATGAATTTTACTAGTGTATAGTCCACTGCCTGCATTCTTTCTTCCCACTCCACCACTCCGCTAGTGCCATTGTAGCATCAATCTTCTTCTCCGTAAACCCGTTATAATACAGTTCCTAGGTACCTCCTTTGTCTCAATCGTTGTTATTTTTCCTTCTGAAATCTGGCCAAATTTCCAGACAAATATCTGCCAAATATTCCGCCCTTTCTTTGAGCTCCTTATCCCCCCACTCTGTTATATTTTTGAAGTAGCGATTTAACTGCAATTTGCTTTCAGTGATGCATTTTTTTCTGTCTGCGAAGGGGCTAAGTTTTAGTCCTATGTTATCCTCTAATATAGTCAGATTTCCTAGGGAATTAATCCAAACCCTAACCCTATCCAGCTCATTTTGTCCTAAATAATCTCGCCACCAGTCATCTGGTTTTTCCGGGACTATATGTTCTACTCTTAGGTTATCAAATTTGATTGTTATTTCGGGGTTGATATACTCTTCTATGGATGCCAGTATTAGCATAACTGTATCTTTCTTATTGTGTTTATATATCCCCCTCCCATACAAACTTTCTCTGAAGGAAGCATCAGTGGGGTATTTCCTTTCACTAAATTTGTCTATCAACAGTTTCAACAACACCCCTCCGCCTAGCTGATTCTCCTCTACCATTGTGTTAATTTGTTTACATGTTGAGGGAAACAAATCTGACAATTCCCTTGTATCGATTTGGCATACAAAGCGTCTAATGAGGAAGTTTTCTAGAAGCTGGCAAACTTTAACAAATTCTTCTTTGCCTATTAATCCCTTCTGCCTATAATCATAACAGTTTAACAGGAGAGAGTAAACACTACTGATCCTCAACTTTCCTATTCTTTCTAGGCAGCGGGAAATCTCTTTATCATCCTCTTCGTTTGGAGTTATAAATTTTCTATAATATTCGGCAAATCTATAAATTTCTTCTATGTATAACCTAACCCCCTCTTCTTGACATTTTCTCTTGTGTACCTGGGATTTTACTTGAAAGTAGAATTCGTTTCTTTTTGTCTGTAGTCCCTGTTTTGTGAGGAATAGACGAAGAAAATCTGTAAGTTCATCCCTGATTTCGTACTCTATTTTACTCCAATATTTGTCATAGACTATTTCTGCTTCCTCCTCTGGTATTTCCATCAATAAATAGTTGCGGATCAAATCAGCTTGACTTAGGGGTTGCCCCTTGGCATTTAGACTTTCAAATATAAGATACGGATTATCTTGAGCTCCCAGGGATATACTGATAATTTTAAAGTTAACCAGTAGGGTACTTGTCAATTCTTTTAGCTCCTCTTCCGTCAGGCAATGTTCTCCTATTTTTGCCCTAAAAAAGTGATAGGCTTTGTATATATGAGAGTATTTTTTGAATTTTTTGATTCCTCCAACTACAGTATAGAAACAGCTACGGTCCACCCTAGAAGGTCTTATTTTATAATAGTCATCGCTGCGGTTAGCCTCATGACGATTGATAAGGTATTCCTCATGGATTTCTTGAGCCAATCCACTATCGCGTTTCAACTCCCTTGCCCTATCCCTAATGGCAGATAGGAGAATTTGAACAGTAATTAGTCTCTGTTGTCCATCTATTAGAATAAATTTACTTAGCCTATTATTGGCTTCTTGCTGATTTTTCTGCGCTGCGGTAACAATAGATCCAAAAAAATGAGGGTATTTCCCTTCACTCAGGTAGCATTCGAAAACATCATCCCATAGTTGTTGCCACTGTTTTTTTTCCCAACTATATGGCCGCTGGAAAACCGGCACAATATACTGTTTTTTCCCCTCGATAAATCCTCTTATTTTCTCCTCGCAAGCCTGCATTTTCTTCTCAAGAAGTATTGGCTCGTAAAAATTATATCACCGTCTTGTGGTAATAGAGATGATCAGGTAAATAATGCAACTGAATACAACCGTAAAAATGAAGGTAATAGGATTAATGAGTGGCACTTCCGTAGATGGCATTGATGCGGCATTGGTGGATATAGAAGGAGAGGGTTTGGAGATACAAGTGAAGTTATTAGCAGGACAAACCTTCCCCTATAAGACATCTGTGAGAGAAGAGATTTTAGCAGTGTGTGGGGGTAAGCGTCTATCCGTAGAGGAGTTGGCCCGCTTGGATTATACCATAGCTGAGGAATTTGCCAGGGCCGCCCTCAATATAATTCCAGTTAACACAAAGGTAGACCTGATAGGCTCCCATGGACAAACAGTATACCACCAACCACCCAAGAGAAATCAATTGGGGTATAGTTTACAGTTGGGGAGGGGAGATGTGATTGCCCGTTTGACAGGTATAGACACGGTGAGCAATTTCAGGGTAGCAGACATAGCTCAGGGAGGACAAGGGGCCCCTTTAGTGGCTAAGATAGATGTTTGTTTTTATCGTCACCCTCACCGTCATCGTTGTCTGCAAAATATCGGTGGTATTGGCAATGTTACCTATCTCCCTCCCACTAGCCTTTTCCATTGGCAAGAAAAAATCCTTGGTTTTGATACTGGCCCTGGAAATGTTTTAATAGACCTAGCGGTACAACAGCTGACTAATAATCAACTTCATTTTGACTTAAACGGGGAATGGAGTCGTCAAGGAAAGCCTTGTGAGGCTTTGGTCAAAAAGTGGCTAAAACAGGAATTTTTCCGCCGAAAACCGCCAAAATCTACTGGTAGAGAACTTTTTGGGTTGGAATACCTACGTCAGTGTCGTCTGGATGCCGACAAGTATAATCTTTCCCCTGCTGACTTCCTGGCTACCCTAACGGAATTGACTGCCGCCTCTATTGCCGAAAGTTATCGTCGTTTTTTGCCCTCTCTACCCCAGGATGTCATTCTAGCCGGTGGTGGTGCCCGAAATCTGTATTTGCGAGAAAGACTACAATATCATCTCCCCCAGTGTCGTTTGCTGACAAGTGATGATTTTGGCATTAACAGTGAATTTAAGGAAGCCATTGCCTTTGCCATCCTTGCCTATTGGCATCTTCAGAATTATCCTGGCAATTTGCCTCAGGTTACTGGCGCCAAGAGGGAAGTAGTACTGGGACAACTATATCGAAATTAAATGAAAACTGGCTTAATTTTGGGTATAAAACGGAAATTGTTAAAAAATGTGGCTAAATATTAATAATTCTAAAGAAAGGTATTTTGGCCGAAAAAAAGATGTTAATTTGAAATGTAACTGATATAGCAAACAAGGGAAATATGTATAGGGAAAAAGACTTAGTCAGTGCAGCATTGACAGCGGCTATCGGTGCAGGTATTGTGACTTCCTATGCCGTGGGCCAGGGTCAAAATCCACTAGTCGCCCTTGCAATTACCATCTTTTCCGCCCTTCTGGCCGTTATCATCTACCAAGCTGACCTTATTTGAGGCTACTGGCAAATTGTAACAGATTATTAATTAGTGCAAAGAAAAATAAAGAGAATAGGGGCATGGGGCGGGGGTTGAAAAATAGAGTTTGGGGGGAGGGGAAAAAATGGTATAGAAGTACTCCTGATTTGATAAAGTAGATCACGATAAATGGAAACCGACTAACTAATAACAGGGGAGAGAATATTAACCCTTTTGAAAAAGTTTAAAGAAAATTGAAAAAGAGAGGTTAATTTATGAGAGTACGTGGCCTTTTAGTGGCTTTTCTTATCTTCTGCCTGGGGTTTTTAAATGCCTGTAGCGAAAAGGCAGTACAGGCAAAGGACCCTCGTCAACTCACCTATGATGAAATTCTGGGCACGGGATTAGCCAACAAGTGTCCGGAAATATCAGAGTACACACGGGGGAGTATACCGATTTCGCCAGACAAGCCGCTGCAGGTAGTAGACATGTGTTTGGAACCTCAGGAGTTTTTTGTCAAGGAGGAGGGCACCAAGAGACAAGAGGGAGAATTTGTCAAGGGCAAACTGCTAACTAGACAGACTACCAGTTTAACGGAAATGCGGGGCACCCTGACATTGGATGAGAATGGAGTATTAACCCTCACAGAGGAAGACGGGATTGACTTCCAACTGGTGACTGTACAACTGCCGGGTGGCGAACAGGTGCCCTTTATGTTTACCATTAAGAAACTGGTGGCCCAGAGTGAACCAGGCTTCACGGCAGTCAACACCTCCGCCGACTTCACTGGCAAATTCAAGGTGCCCCCCTACCGTGGCGCCTCCTTCTTAGATCCCCGTGCCCGTGGCCTCAGTAGCGGTTATGATAGTGCTGTGGGCTTACCCGCCGCCGCCGATAAGGAAGAGTACATGCGTGGCAACATCAAACTAGCTGAGGTAAGAGAAGGACAGATTTCCCTCAAAATCACCAAGGTGGATGGGGAAACAGGGGAAATCGGCGGTGTGTTTGAAAGTGAACAGCCTTCCTCCACAGACCTAGGTGCGGAGGAACCAAAGGATGTTAAAATTCGTGGTGTCTTCTATGCCCGTTTAGAACCTCAAGTTTAACCAGCTTGACCTTTAGGGAGGGGGATTTTTTCCTAGTCCTCCTCTTACTTGTCGGCAATGGTGTTAGAATTGAGGATTTAGCAGTAGCTCAACGGAAATACTAGACAAATGTCTTTACTGGACTGGTTTGACAACTTACGTAGGTCGAAACCGAGAATAAATCCCCCCCCCAGAGAGATTGCCGACGGTTTATGGACTAAGTGTCCAGAATGTGGTGCCCTCTCCTACACCAAGGATTTAAAGGCCAATTGTATGGTGTGTTTGGAATGTGGCCACCATCTGTTAGTGCCTAGTGAAGAAAGAATTGCCCAACTGATAGATGCAAAGACATGGAAGCCTTTAAATGAGCACATTCTGCCCACTGATCCCCTTAAATTTTATGATCGCAAGAGCTACGCTGAAAGACTAAAAGAATCACAGGCGAAAACCTCCCTCACAGACGCGGTACAAACCGGTGTGGGCTTGATAGACGGATTGCCCGTAGCCCTAGGGGTGATGGATTTCCGTTTTATGGGAGGCAGTATGGGCTCAGTGGTAGGGGAGAAACTCACCCGTTTGATTGAATATGCTACTGCCAATAGTCTCCCTCTGGTGATTGTCTGTGCCTCTGGTGGGGCCAGGATGCAAGAGGGTATGCTCAGTTTGATGCAAATGGCTAAGATTTCTGGCGCGCTACAAAGACACCACGAAAATAATCTCCTATATATATCGGTATTAACTCATCCTACAACTGGGGGAGTGACAGCAAGTTTTGCCATGCTGGGAGACTTGATTCTGGCAGAACCCAGGGCAACTATAGGTTTTGCAGGCAGAAGGGTTATTGAACAGACTTTGAGAGAAAAATTGCCAGAAGGTTTTCAGACTTCCGAGTATCTTTTAAAACACGGGTTTATAGATGCTATTGTACCCCGGCCCCAGTTAAAGAAAACCCTGGCTCAGCTAATCAGCTTACATCAGCCATTTTATCCCATTGGCAACCACAACCATCACCGGCCTTCACAGCCTCAACCCTGTTAGTCGGGGGGTGTTGCCCAGAAGAATTAATGTTTGTCCTAGGCGAAAATTTGAGTTAATCTAGTGGTGCAGTATTAGGCACATCCTATACCCTATGGACAAAACCACTCCTATCCCCCCACAAACCTCTACCACTGCCATCTCTGACATAGAGGAATTGACTATTACTCTTGCCATCAGAAACTTTAATCCCACCCTTCTTAGTTATGAATTACTTACCATGAGTGGCATTGTCCCCACCACCTGGGAATTGGCAAATCAGCCTGTTGTCAACCCCAGGATTTCCCAAGTTAGTTTCAAGAATGGCGTTAATATTGTCGCTCAGGGTAATACTATCAGTTTTCTTGAAGCGGTGGCCAATAAACCACTAGGTCAGCTACAATTTGCCCAGGTGGCTCTACAATACATAGACAAGATGTCAAATGCCGAATATCAGGCAATTAGTTTTACCCCCCGATTGGTTATTCCCCTCTCTGCCGTTGATGAGGATGCCGGTAAGGACTTTATCAATCAGACTTTCCTCAATACCGGCCCCTGGCAACACTTCGGTCATACCACCCCTCAAACCGCCCTCAGTCTCTTCTACGAGTTGGACAACTGCCGTTTCTCCCTCAACATCAACCCTGCCCGTCTCCAACAACCTGATAATTCTTTTGTTTCTGCCGTTTTATTTGTTGGTAGCTTCAATTATCCTCTCCCTTCCAACACTTCTGACATCCTCTCTCAATTGAGACTCTGTGTCAACTCCTGGCCCCAAGACTTACACACTTTCCATGACTTCGTCTATCAAAAGATTCTCCAACGAGCCATCCCCCCTCGGGAAACTTTATTTAACTTATAATACCCCCTCTCACGGCTCACCAGTTGACAATTTTTATTGTTAAAATTTGGCGCGGCCCCGGGTCCATCCTCCCCCCCCCGCCTCCCCTTTGTCAAGGGAGTCAGGGAAAAATTGGAAGGTGAAAACTGGAGAAGAAAAAGAGACGGAAATCAGTAAGTTTATAGTTCGGTTATAACACTCCACAACGGAGTAGAAAAAGTTAGGATGGATGTGGTATATAGAGTAGGGCCGTGATCTTGGAAGGTAAAAAAAGATGGGAGACTGGGGATGAGAGTGGAATACTGTCGGACTACCAGTTTAATGGATTTAATAAACGAACAGGAGTGGGAGGACTTACAATATAGCGATATGGATGACAGTGAGGCCGACTCTAAGGCTCAAGAAAGCTCCATCCAAGTGTACCATGAGTGGAATGGGGCAGTCGCCTCCTTGGAAAGGCTTTTATTGCTGACAATAGGTAAAAAGAATACTTCCTTTAATCCTGAAAAAAATGGCTTTATTATATCCTCTCCCACCCCCGTCATAAACAATTGGCAGCTTATCCCCCATCTACATACTGTGGTTTTATCTCCAAAGCATACGGTGGCAATCCCCCTACTCCCCAGTGGCAAACCACAAGTAACTGATTATTTTGCCTTTTCCTCCTCCTTCGCTAATATTACAATACCAGAGGGGTATTTTTTACAGGAGCAGTTTTGTCTGGTTTTTACTGACTCTTTTTCCCTGTTTTTGATTAAGGGAATTAGACATAATAAAAAGCCGGCTTTCTTTTTCTCCTTCAACCCCGAAATAATTCACAAGGTGTGGGGTTATTTGAGAAGGCAGTTAATGGAAGTTATATCAGAATCGGATAGGGAAGGTTTAGAAAGAATAAGTCGGCAGCTTAAAATCGTGGTGCCGGAATATATAATAGTGGAAAAGTTTAGTAGAGGGTTTGTAGAAAGTTTGAAGAGGCAAAGATTAGAAAACCCAAAGGAACCCGAGAAGATAAAAAAAGACAAGATAAACAGAAGTAGTATATCGTTGAAAAAAACCCCAATCCCCCCATACCCAGAATTGGAGTTGCTACAGGCGTTGACCCACGAAATAAGGACGCCTTTGACGACTATAAAAACCTTGGCGAGATTACTAGGAAAAAAGGCTAAAAAAGAACCAGAATTGCTAAAATACATAGAAAAAATAGAACAGGAGTGCACCGAACAAATAAACCGCATGGAGTTGATATTTAAGGCGGTGGAGTTAGAGTCGCAAAATAAAAAAGAAACACTCAGACTAATACCAACATCGTTGGAGACAATATTAAATCAAACTGTTCCCTATTGGCAAAGACAGGCAGAAAGAAGAAATATTGTACTAGAGGTGTTTATCCCACAAAAACTGCCCCAGATTATAAGTGAGCCGGCTATACTAAGTCAAGTACTAAATGGCTTGATGGAAAAAT is a genomic window containing:
- a CDS encoding GNAT family N-acetyltransferase, which encodes MSNPSLARTVCRRAVLGDINDIAEVLTLCFNQFNKFTFWIYPLVKMAVAQDLRQRLQQEDADYFCLVAVYKQRESEEIVGTVELSFRRGFPWLKPNRYAYVANLAVKEKYRRRGIATCLLLKCEEIAKANNYGCIYLHVLASNQGAQKLYLGNGYTIHRVETDLLSLFVPGKRRLLLMKTL
- a CDS encoding pentapeptide repeat-containing protein; its protein translation is MEELQDIKIPPKQLTYIKREKKSYSSLIFISLAAALFGVFSNVHWLGFTGAVLTLCFSLIQVIPPVTEWIRTFLTPQERQTLIGFIGLLIAILVIFKYIGVYEQINRWLTQFKYDEFGSWAEWVGALGQIMIAILAVYVAWQQYVISRDLTIQQNRITQQQTIDAYFQGISDLVLGPDGLLEDWPQERAIAEGRTAAILSSVDASGKAKILRFLSRSRLITPLKRDSHLGRPILDGKGGYEEDRENGMRVINLGVSLAGCNLKGQDLRWIDLSDANMVRADLSKCDLAKSNLSRTILYEANLTEANLKGVRLFYGDVRTATPRSRTEKPNYKTGEYTGAVVERANFTGVKNLSEENRYYCCCWGGEYTRSTIPGGCAGIPDLLKEYRQKEKEKEMERKKQNSPISTDENS
- a CDS encoding HNH endonuclease; protein product: MFRESIIAKPVYSSNKRKAVRLILGSIEEHNVGKELNFNSLEVEHIMPEKLDKWWKEHLGGNWNIFHERWVDCLANLTLVISNKKKGSKQQKQHRGISPFCKSRDNITSGEDLELNKSLKGLTEWREEELKEKAEYLADTFPEIWPDIRKK
- a CDS encoding DUF262 domain-containing protein, with product MQACEEKIRGFIEGKKQYIVPVFQRPYSWEKKQWQQLWDDVFECYLSEGKYPHFFGSIVTAAQKNQQEANNRLSKFILIDGQQRLITVQILLSAIRDRARELKRDSGLAQEIHEEYLINRHEANRSDDYYKIRPSRVDRSCFYTVVGGIKKFKKYSHIYKAYHFFRAKIGEHCLTEEELKELTSTLLVNFKIISISLGAQDNPYLIFESLNAKGQPLSQADLIRNYLLMEIPEEEAEIVYDKYWSKIEYEIRDELTDFLRLFLTKQGLQTKRNEFYFQVKSQVHKRKCQEEGVRLYIEEIYRFAEYYRKFITPNEEDDKEISRCLERIGKLRISSVYSLLLNCYDYRQKGLIGKEEFVKVCQLLENFLIRRFVCQIDTRELSDLFPSTCKQINTMVEENQLGGGVLLKLLIDKFSERKYPTDASFRESLYGRGIYKHNKKDTVMLILASIEEYINPEITIKFDNLRVEHIVPEKPDDWWRDYLGQNELDRVRVWINSLGNLTILEDNIGLKLSPFADRKKCITESKLQLNRYFKNITEWGDKELKERAEYLADICLEIWPDFRRKNNND
- a CDS encoding anhydro-N-acetylmuramic acid kinase, producing the protein MKVIGLMSGTSVDGIDAALVDIEGEGLEIQVKLLAGQTFPYKTSVREEILAVCGGKRLSVEELARLDYTIAEEFARAALNIIPVNTKVDLIGSHGQTVYHQPPKRNQLGYSLQLGRGDVIARLTGIDTVSNFRVADIAQGGQGAPLVAKIDVCFYRHPHRHRCLQNIGGIGNVTYLPPTSLFHWQEKILGFDTGPGNVLIDLAVQQLTNNQLHFDLNGEWSRQGKPCEALVKKWLKQEFFRRKPPKSTGRELFGLEYLRQCRLDADKYNLSPADFLATLTELTAASIAESYRRFLPSLPQDVILAGGGARNLYLRERLQYHLPQCRLLTSDDFGINSEFKEAIAFAILAYWHLQNYPGNLPQVTGAKREVVLGQLYRN
- a CDS encoding photosystem II manganese-stabilizing polypeptide; its protein translation is MRVRGLLVAFLIFCLGFLNACSEKAVQAKDPRQLTYDEILGTGLANKCPEISEYTRGSIPISPDKPLQVVDMCLEPQEFFVKEEGTKRQEGEFVKGKLLTRQTTSLTEMRGTLTLDENGVLTLTEEDGIDFQLVTVQLPGGEQVPFMFTIKKLVAQSEPGFTAVNTSADFTGKFKVPPYRGASFLDPRARGLSSGYDSAVGLPAAADKEEYMRGNIKLAEVREGQISLKITKVDGETGEIGGVFESEQPSSTDLGAEEPKDVKIRGVFYARLEPQV
- the accD gene encoding acetyl-CoA carboxylase, carboxyltransferase subunit beta, whose product is MSLLDWFDNLRRSKPRINPPPREIADGLWTKCPECGALSYTKDLKANCMVCLECGHHLLVPSEERIAQLIDAKTWKPLNEHILPTDPLKFYDRKSYAERLKESQAKTSLTDAVQTGVGLIDGLPVALGVMDFRFMGGSMGSVVGEKLTRLIEYATANSLPLVIVCASGGARMQEGMLSLMQMAKISGALQRHHENNLLYISVLTHPTTGGVTASFAMLGDLILAEPRATIGFAGRRVIEQTLREKLPEGFQTSEYLLKHGFIDAIVPRPQLKKTLAQLISLHQPFYPIGNHNHHRPSQPQPC
- a CDS encoding HAMP domain-containing histidine kinase is translated as MRVEYCRTTSLMDLINEQEWEDLQYSDMDDSEADSKAQESSIQVYHEWNGAVASLERLLLLTIGKKNTSFNPEKNGFIISSPTPVINNWQLIPHLHTVVLSPKHTVAIPLLPSGKPQVTDYFAFSSSFANITIPEGYFLQEQFCLVFTDSFSLFLIKGIRHNKKPAFFFSFNPEIIHKVWGYLRRQLMEVISESDREGLERISRQLKIVVPEYIIVEKFSRGFVESLKRQRLENPKEPEKIKKDKINRSSISLKKTPIPPYPELELLQALTHEIRTPLTTIKTLARLLGKKAKKEPELLKYIEKIEQECTEQINRMELIFKAVELESQNKKETLRLIPTSLETILNQTVPYWQRQAERRNIVLEVFIPQKLPQIISEPAILSQVLNGLMEKFIRGLPSGCRFKMLVLPAGNQLKLKFSSEVGWIGGEGKSLGRLLFFQPETGSLSLSDDVTKNIFQALGGKLTIKQKPNGGEIVTIFLPLGSHTGYPYCSSI